One region of Trichoderma breve strain T069 chromosome 7 map unlocalized scaffold00007, whole genome shotgun sequence genomic DNA includes:
- a CDS encoding aldehyde dehydrogenase family domain-containing protein, translating to MESILLKHFEYTFEDPSLVDNRCFVNGQWITAASKKSFPVHDPVDDAVVCLVPDLSVAEVRDTIKAAEDAFQIFRKVPHRDRRFMLRRWGDLIKAARNDLAALCTIELGKPFSESLGTVAYGIDYLDWFESECERIYGETIPAYRRGTRIMTVREPQGVVAAITPWNSPVAMITRKAGAAIAAGNTVVLKPAPETPLCAIAMAKLFERAGFPAGVLSVITCSPESTPIIGEELCNNKLVKHLSFTGSTAVGKILNTQCARHIKKTSLELGGNAPFIVFEDANIDSAVDGMILSKFRSSGQTCVCANRIFIHEKIYDEFANRLKTRVAETIRPSASVWDPKSNFGPLYAGKGVEKVQRHVDDAVSRGAKVILGGKAEDSYGPNFYPPTIITGSKSDMLFCQEETFGPVACLIPFSTQEEVISMANDTDVGLAGYLFTENINTLWDVAEALQVGMVGCRVGLVSACEQPFSGVKESGLGIEGSSHALKEYTNIKSITLGGL from the exons ATGGAGTCTATTTTGTTAAAACATTTTGAATACACT TTTGAGGATCCGTCTTTAGTTGACAATCGCTGTTTCGTCAACGGGCAATGGATTACCGCTGCCAGTAAAAAGAGTTTTCCTGTACATG ATCCGGTCGATGATGCAGTGGTATGCCTCGTACCTGATCTATCCGTTGCAGAGGTTCGGGACACCatcaaggctgctgaagatgcctTCCAAATCTTTCGCAAGGTTCCGCACCGTGACCGTCGCTTCATGCTGCGTCGTTGGGGAGACCTCATCAAGGCGGCACGGAATGATCTAGCAGCACTATGTACCATTGAGCTCGGCAAGCCGTTTAGTGAATCGCTTGGTACCGTGGCATATGGCATAGATTACCTTGACTGGTTTGAGTCCGAATGCGAACGCATCTACGGCGAGACGATCCCAGCCTACCGCAGGGGCACGCGCATCATGACCGTTAGAGAACCTCAAGGTGTTGTTGCCGCTATTACCCCCTGGAACTCACCGGTGGCAATGATCACTCGAAAAGCTGGAGCCGCAATTGCTGCTGGCAACACCGTGGTTCTGAAACCTGCTCCAGAGACACCGCTCTGTGCTAttgccatggccaagttATTTGAGCGCGCCGGGTTTCCCGCCGGCGTTCTCAGCGTAATCACTTGTAGCCCAGAGTCGACGCCCATCATCGGAGAGGAACTCTGCAACAACAAGCTAGTCAAGCACCTCAGTTTCACCGGCTCAACAGCAGTGGGCAAAATTCTGAACACACAATGCGCACGTCATATCAAGAAGACCAGCCTGGAGTTGGGCGGCAACGCACCGTTTATCGTGTTCGAAGATGCCAATATAGACAGCGCAGTGGATGGCATGATTCTGTCCAAATTTCGGTCCTCTGGACAGACATGCGTTTGTGCAAATCGCATATTTATCCACGAGAAAATATATGACGAGTTCGCCAACCGGCTCAAGACTCGAGTTGCCGAGACAATTCGGCCTTCAGCCTCCGTCTGGGATCCAAAGTCGAATTTCGGACCGTTGTATGCCGGTAAAGGGGTGGAGAAGGTGCAACGGCATGTGGATGATGCGGTGAGTCGAGGAGCGAAAGTAATTCTCGGAGGTAAAGCCGAAGACAGCTACGGACCCAACTTCTATCCTCCAACTATCATCACTGGATCAAAGTCGGACATGTTGTTCTGTCAGGAAGAGACATTTGGCCCAGTGGCATGTCTGATACCTTTCTCCACCCAGGAGGAAGTCATTAGTATGGCAAATGATACCGATGTTGGTCTAGCAGGGTATTTGTTCACAGAAAACATCAACACGTTGTGGGATGTCGCAGAAGCCCTTCAAGTTGGCATGGTAGGATGTCGCGTTGGTTTGGTCAGCGCTTGTGAGCAGCCATTCAGCGGTGTCAAGGAGAGCGGACTAGGCATTGAAGGTTCTAGCCATGCTCTGAAAGAATACACGAATATAAAGAGTATTACTCTCGGTGGGTTATga